In a genomic window of Thermogemmata fonticola:
- the argC gene encoding N-acetyl-gamma-glutamyl-phosphate reductase: MRKVRIAILGGSGYTAGELLKILLRHPGVEIAAITSRQKESIADLHPFLYGRLERMCEPFDPDALVAQGVEAAFSCLPHGASMESIPPLLERGIRVIDLSADYRLRDPAVYEQWYKEPHHDLRNLEHAVYGLPEIYGDRIPQARLIANPGCYPQTAILGLAPLVAERWIDLTSIIIDSKSGVSGGGRTPKLTFHFPECNESVSAYGIGVHRHTPEIEQVLSDLAGQSVTVVFTPHLIPMDRGILSTIYAVPTRPITLSQLQELYRSYYRELPFIRLRQQPPATKDTAHSNFLDIFLQPVRGGRLVIVTAEDNLVRGASGVAVQNFNRMFGFAETTALLP; the protein is encoded by the coding sequence ATGCGGAAAGTGCGTATTGCCATCTTAGGCGGCTCAGGATACACAGCGGGGGAACTTCTCAAAATCTTGCTGCGGCATCCCGGCGTCGAGATTGCCGCGATCACCTCCCGCCAGAAGGAATCAATCGCCGATCTGCACCCCTTTCTCTATGGCCGCTTGGAACGGATGTGCGAACCGTTTGATCCGGACGCCTTGGTTGCTCAAGGTGTGGAAGCGGCTTTCAGTTGCCTGCCGCACGGGGCCAGCATGGAATCCATACCTCCTCTGCTGGAGCGGGGGATTCGGGTGATCGATCTCAGTGCCGACTATCGCCTGCGAGACCCGGCCGTGTACGAACAGTGGTATAAGGAACCGCACCACGATCTGCGGAACCTGGAACATGCAGTTTACGGCCTGCCGGAAATCTATGGCGACCGGATTCCCCAAGCCCGCTTGATTGCCAACCCTGGTTGTTATCCGCAAACGGCAATTCTGGGACTAGCTCCTCTGGTGGCCGAACGCTGGATCGACCTGACCAGCATCATCATTGACAGCAAAAGCGGGGTAAGCGGGGGCGGACGCACGCCCAAGCTGACCTTCCACTTTCCCGAATGCAACGAAAGCGTGTCCGCCTACGGCATCGGCGTCCACCGCCACACACCAGAAATCGAACAGGTGCTCAGCGACTTGGCCGGGCAGAGCGTGACTGTGGTTTTCACGCCGCACTTAATTCCGATGGACCGCGGCATCCTGAGCACGATTTACGCTGTGCCGACGCGGCCTATCACGCTCTCGCAGCTCCAGGAGCTATACCGCAGTTACTACCGGGAGCTGCCTTTCATCCGCCTGCGACAGCAACCGCCCGCAACGAAGGACACGGCCCATAGCAACTTCCTGGACATCTTCCTCCAGCCGGTGCGCGGAGGCCGCCTGGTGATCGTGACGGCGGAGGACAATCTGGTCCGCGGAGCGAGCGGAGTGGCCGTGCAAAACTTCAACCGCATGTTCGGCTTCGCGGAAACGACCGCTCTGCTGCCCTAA